A genomic segment from Chitinophaga flava encodes:
- a CDS encoding alpha/beta hydrolase family protein produces MRKLVLTLSVFITFRAYAQEALKYQTPAQSIMELAMAAPSPSVTFSSKGDRMLIMDRTGFPTIEELSQPEYRLAGLRINPANFGPSRASYVTGIRIKDVNNLKEQAVTGLPANARIANVTWSPLRKSIAFTVTTNNSITLWKADATTGVAKQMSARRLNDTFDGAFRWIDEDRILVLSVPSTISAAPEKPLAPEGPTVQQTSGKAAPAATFQDMLKNPYDEKLFDYYFQSEPVIISVAGETVIGKPGIYENISPSPDNQYLLVKQLSRPYSYLVGAGRFPTETSIWNLKGENIKLLSKNPLDEVRPKGFDATSNYPRSYAWRNDAPATVFWVQALDGGDPKKEVPFRDVVNTLEAPFTGTPAELVKTVDRFSHVNWGNQQLALVSEGNSSKQTMKVSRIDPSHPEQKPVTVIDRSENDRYNDPGEPVMVKNQYDRSVLYISPANELLMTAPGASPEGDRPFLSTFSLKNGKQTIVWRSKAPYYEQVTQVIDPAKLTFVVARESATTPINYYLEGGKKKTGTALTAFPHPQPQLQGVQKQLLKYKRKDGVDLTAMLYLPKGYDPAKDGRLPVLMWAYPREYKSASDAAQVRGSAYKFPRVTYGSPIFWVTRGFAVMDATEMPIVGEGDKEPNDTFVDQLVMNAEAAVDKITGMGIGDKNRIAVGGHSYGAFMTANLLSHTNLFKAGIARSGAYNRTLTPFGFQNEQRTYWQVPDVYYKMSPFSYADKIKTPILLIHGEADNNSGTFPIQSERLYNAIKGNGGTARLVFLPQESHGYAAKESILHMLWEMDNWLIKYVKQ; encoded by the coding sequence ATGAGAAAACTAGTACTAACACTTTCGGTGTTCATCACCTTCCGTGCTTATGCACAGGAGGCGCTGAAATATCAGACGCCTGCTCAAAGTATTATGGAGCTGGCTATGGCTGCGCCATCGCCTTCAGTAACGTTCAGCAGCAAAGGTGATCGGATGCTGATTATGGACCGTACGGGCTTTCCTACTATTGAGGAACTGTCACAGCCGGAATATCGTCTTGCCGGCCTCCGTATCAATCCGGCCAACTTCGGCCCGAGCCGAGCCAGCTATGTAACCGGTATCCGTATCAAAGATGTCAACAACCTGAAAGAGCAAGCCGTAACCGGCCTGCCAGCTAATGCACGCATCGCTAATGTAACCTGGTCGCCGCTAAGGAAAAGTATAGCCTTCACCGTGACTACCAACAACAGCATCACCCTGTGGAAAGCTGACGCAACCACCGGCGTGGCCAAACAAATGAGCGCCCGCCGTCTCAACGACACGTTTGATGGTGCTTTCCGCTGGATTGATGAAGACCGCATCCTCGTGCTGTCTGTACCATCCACCATCAGTGCTGCCCCGGAGAAACCACTGGCACCTGAAGGCCCTACTGTACAACAGACTTCCGGTAAAGCCGCTCCCGCAGCTACTTTCCAGGATATGCTGAAGAATCCCTATGATGAAAAACTGTTCGACTACTATTTCCAGTCTGAACCAGTGATCATCAGTGTTGCCGGCGAAACAGTGATCGGCAAACCAGGTATCTATGAGAATATCAGCCCCTCACCAGACAACCAATATCTGCTGGTAAAACAACTGAGCCGCCCTTATTCTTACCTGGTAGGCGCTGGTCGTTTCCCTACAGAAACCAGTATCTGGAATCTGAAAGGAGAAAATATCAAACTGCTCTCTAAAAATCCGCTGGATGAAGTAAGACCTAAAGGCTTCGATGCCACCAGCAACTATCCCCGCAGTTATGCATGGCGCAACGATGCTCCAGCTACAGTGTTCTGGGTGCAGGCCCTCGACGGCGGTGATCCTAAAAAAGAAGTGCCTTTCCGTGATGTGGTGAACACACTGGAAGCTCCGTTCACCGGTACACCTGCAGAACTGGTGAAAACCGTGGACCGCTTCAGCCACGTAAACTGGGGTAATCAACAGCTTGCCCTCGTATCAGAAGGCAACAGTTCCAAACAAACAATGAAGGTAAGCCGCATCGATCCGTCTCATCCCGAACAAAAGCCGGTGACTGTCATCGACCGCTCTGAGAATGATCGCTACAACGATCCTGGAGAGCCGGTAATGGTAAAAAATCAATATGACAGATCGGTATTATATATTTCTCCGGCTAACGAACTGCTGATGACAGCGCCCGGTGCTTCTCCGGAAGGTGACCGCCCGTTCCTGTCTACTTTCAGCCTGAAAAACGGCAAACAAACCATCGTATGGCGCTCCAAAGCTCCATATTATGAACAGGTGACACAGGTGATAGATCCGGCTAAACTAACCTTTGTAGTAGCCCGCGAATCCGCTACTACACCGATAAACTACTACCTGGAAGGCGGAAAGAAAAAAACAGGCACAGCACTGACCGCTTTCCCGCACCCGCAGCCACAGCTGCAAGGTGTGCAGAAACAACTACTCAAATACAAACGTAAAGATGGCGTAGATCTCACTGCTATGCTGTACCTGCCCAAAGGTTACGATCCGGCTAAAGATGGCCGTCTGCCGGTGCTGATGTGGGCTTATCCGCGTGAGTACAAGTCTGCCAGCGATGCTGCCCAGGTAAGGGGCTCTGCGTATAAGTTCCCCCGTGTGACTTATGGTTCTCCTATCTTCTGGGTAACCCGCGGTTTTGCCGTGATGGACGCCACCGAAATGCCTATCGTAGGGGAAGGGGATAAAGAACCCAACGACACCTTTGTGGATCAACTCGTGATGAATGCTGAGGCTGCCGTGGATAAAATCACCGGCATGGGCATCGGTGATAAAAACCGCATCGCTGTTGGTGGTCATTCTTATGGTGCATTTATGACTGCCAATCTGCTGTCTCATACCAACCTGTTCAAAGCCGGTATCGCACGTAGCGGAGCTTACAACCGTACCCTCACACCATTTGGTTTCCAGAACGAACAACGTACCTACTGGCAGGTACCCGACGTATACTACAAGATGTCACCTTTCTCTTATGCCGACAAGATCAAAACACCGATCCTGCTCATCCATGGTGAAGCCGACAACAACTCCGGTACTTTCCCCATCCAGAGTGAAAGACTGTACAATGCTATCAAAGGCAACGGCGGTACAGCCAGACTGGTATTTCTCCCGCAGGAAAGCCACGGTTATGCTGCTAAGGAAAGCATCCTCCACATGCTGTGGGAAATGGATAACTGGCTGATAAAGTATGTTAAGCAATAA
- a CDS encoding EamA family transporter has product MWKGILLVLTGAISFGILSTIVKLGYHEGFTLGELCSIQAGFGMLALWGIHLLSGRTTYGLKNKDVRTSFILGSSTGLVSITYYQSVQYIPASIAIILLMQFTWMSMLAEWLIYKKRPSAIQWVAVVFILAGTLLAGGLFNSRGLNLDWRGIGFGMLAAIFYTTFIVVSGRVGQTLTPVLKSAWIVTGAFLLITLIFPPTYLWNGRLTTPPLWLWGLPLATFGTVLPPFLFSKGMPQTGVALGAILSAAELPVATIAATIVLHEQVTPLQIAGVLIILSAIVAANLKKPKAALAKSEVLNP; this is encoded by the coding sequence ATGTGGAAAGGAATTCTGCTGGTGCTCACAGGCGCCATCAGCTTTGGAATATTATCAACGATTGTTAAACTGGGCTACCACGAAGGCTTTACCCTCGGCGAGCTGTGCAGCATACAGGCAGGCTTCGGGATGCTGGCATTGTGGGGTATCCATCTGTTATCCGGTCGTACTACCTACGGACTTAAAAACAAAGATGTCCGGACTTCTTTTATTCTGGGCAGTTCAACCGGATTGGTGAGCATCACATATTACCAAAGCGTACAATATATTCCAGCCAGTATTGCCATTATTCTGCTGATGCAGTTTACCTGGATGAGTATGCTGGCCGAATGGCTGATTTATAAAAAGCGGCCCAGTGCTATACAATGGGTGGCCGTTGTATTTATCCTGGCCGGTACCCTGCTGGCGGGCGGGCTATTCAACAGTCGCGGGCTTAACCTCGACTGGCGGGGCATTGGCTTTGGTATGCTGGCAGCCATTTTTTACACCACTTTTATTGTGGTGAGTGGCCGGGTGGGTCAAACGCTTACGCCAGTGCTGAAAAGTGCCTGGATTGTAACGGGCGCCTTCCTGCTGATCACCCTGATATTTCCTCCTACTTACCTGTGGAACGGACGTCTGACTACGCCGCCACTCTGGCTGTGGGGGCTGCCGCTGGCTACCTTCGGTACCGTACTGCCGCCTTTTCTGTTTTCCAAAGGTATGCCTCAGACAGGGGTGGCTCTGGGCGCCATTCTCAGCGCGGCTGAACTGCCAGTGGCCACCATTGCCGCAACCATTGTCCTGCACGAACAGGTAACGCCCCTGCAAATAGCCGGGGTATTGATCATCCTGTCAGCCATTGTAGCGGCTAATCTGAAAAAACCGAAAGCGGCCCTGGCCAAAAGCGAAGTATTAAACCCATGA
- a CDS encoding FadR/GntR family transcriptional regulator has translation MMITPQPLKRQSLAEEVAARLQELILTGKYTTGQQLPTEPELMQQFGVGRSSVREAVKCLANRGLVRVQQGVGTFVISQIGVGEPFSQRVQRADFEELNEVRLLLEVKIAERAAIHRTNKDIEKMKSFLKKRFTHATANELEACIQADINFHTAIAEASKNEIMLDLYKTVATHLKESFILRYGNTDSFIESQSLHDALLQSIVDKDPSKALHWATKISSHIK, from the coding sequence ATGATGATAACACCGCAACCTTTAAAACGTCAAAGTCTGGCTGAAGAAGTAGCTGCCAGATTGCAGGAACTGATCCTAACGGGTAAGTATACCACAGGGCAGCAGCTGCCTACAGAACCGGAGCTGATGCAACAGTTTGGCGTGGGTCGTTCCAGCGTACGCGAGGCGGTGAAATGCCTGGCCAACAGAGGGCTGGTACGGGTACAACAGGGCGTAGGTACTTTTGTGATATCACAGATCGGTGTGGGAGAACCTTTCTCCCAGCGCGTGCAGCGGGCGGATTTTGAAGAACTGAATGAAGTACGGCTTTTACTGGAAGTAAAAATCGCCGAAAGGGCGGCCATACATCGGACCAATAAAGATATTGAGAAGATGAAAAGCTTTCTGAAAAAGCGGTTCACACATGCTACCGCCAACGAGCTGGAGGCCTGCATACAGGCAGACATCAACTTCCATACGGCTATTGCAGAGGCGTCCAAAAATGAAATCATGCTGGACCTTTACAAGACTGTGGCCACCCACCTGAAAGAATCCTTTATCCTGCGCTATGGCAATACGGATTCTTTTATTGAGTCACAGTCACTCCATGATGCATTGCTGCAAAGCATTGTTGACAAGGATCCGTCAAAAGCGCTGCACTGGGCAACGAAGATCAGTAGCCATATCAAATAA
- a CDS encoding AraC family transcriptional regulator, producing MSKAHIHTYDICTLGMGKPASENIQVIRFTDYLAAHKDIRFPHRHSFYHLAFFTKGKGAHTIDFERFPVQAGQLYFMIPGQVHSWFFEGQVEGYVVNVAASFFNSFLQDAGYVERFPFFSGASAEGVVMLPAEASTEVEVLFEKMLLEIEATEAYSYDMLRLLLLEMFVKVSRVTRKSDTRQEPPYNYVLLSNFRKLVEQHYMQMRLPKEYAAMLYVTPNYLNAFCRHMLGKSAGEIIRDRVILEAKRLLINADTSIATIAYQLNFADNSYFTKFFKKYEGMTPEEFRKNIS from the coding sequence ATGTCAAAGGCACATATCCATACATATGACATCTGTACGCTGGGAATGGGAAAACCGGCTTCTGAGAACATCCAGGTGATACGATTTACTGATTACCTGGCTGCACATAAGGATATCAGATTTCCTCACCGGCACTCTTTTTACCACCTGGCATTTTTTACAAAAGGTAAAGGTGCTCATACGATAGATTTTGAGCGTTTTCCGGTACAGGCGGGTCAGCTGTATTTTATGATACCTGGTCAGGTACACAGCTGGTTTTTTGAAGGTCAGGTAGAAGGGTATGTAGTGAATGTGGCTGCCAGCTTTTTCAATTCTTTTCTGCAGGATGCAGGCTATGTAGAACGTTTCCCGTTCTTCAGTGGTGCGAGTGCGGAAGGGGTGGTGATGCTGCCCGCGGAAGCCAGCACAGAAGTAGAGGTGTTGTTTGAAAAGATGTTGCTGGAGATAGAAGCTACAGAAGCGTACAGCTATGATATGCTGAGATTGCTGCTGCTGGAAATGTTTGTGAAAGTAAGCCGGGTAACCCGGAAAAGCGATACCAGGCAAGAGCCACCGTATAACTATGTATTGCTGAGTAATTTCCGCAAACTGGTGGAACAGCATTATATGCAGATGCGGTTGCCCAAAGAATATGCAGCAATGTTATATGTGACACCTAATTATCTCAATGCTTTCTGCCGTCATATGCTGGGGAAATCGGCCGGTGAAATTATCCGTGACCGGGTGATCCTGGAGGCAAAAAGACTGTTGATAAATGCTGATACAAGCATTGCTACTATTGCCTATCAGCTGAACTTTGCTGACAATTCCTACTTCACGAAGTTCTTCAAAAAATATGAAGGGATGACCCCGGAAGAATTTCGGAAAAATATTTCCTGA
- a CDS encoding TolC family protein, producing the protein MAQDSTLPALPAVWSLQDCLDYAMKNNIQLNSLRLSRLSSEQDLLLSKAARLPNLTGSASQNLNGSKSITPSGSRPYELAFSGNYSVNSGVTIYQGGFLNYDIKQKDLLLQVSGLNIAQEVNNITIQLTQAYLNILLTRENIVYVKDVVTTSEAQVKQAQQQYDVGSIALVNLVSLQSQLAADRYNLVTAENQERINKLVLKQLLQLPSSYDFNIYSPDTLVSSHYVAPLKDAQDTALATRPEVKSAELGINVSELDLAKARTGYKPTLTAGGALGSSYLRDPSNNFFKQLDNNFYQQIGLSLSVPIFTRRAVKTAVEKSKIEIDQSKLTLKDTRTNLSQTVEQSYIGVINAQGQYDASVEQLRFASESYRIASEQLRVGVANIVTFLQQKNLYIQAFQAYIQAKYNAALTIRIYDFYRGIPVKL; encoded by the coding sequence ATGGCACAGGACAGCACTTTACCGGCGCTGCCTGCAGTCTGGAGCTTACAGGACTGTCTGGATTACGCTATGAAAAATAACATCCAGCTGAACAGCCTCCGGTTGAGCCGGCTGAGCAGTGAACAGGACCTGCTGTTGTCAAAGGCTGCCCGGTTGCCTAACCTCACCGGATCAGCTTCCCAAAACCTGAATGGCTCCAAAAGCATTACACCCTCCGGCAGCAGGCCTTATGAACTGGCCTTTTCAGGCAATTATTCCGTTAACTCCGGTGTAACTATCTACCAGGGTGGATTTCTCAACTATGATATCAAACAGAAGGACCTGCTCTTACAGGTCAGCGGCCTTAACATCGCGCAGGAAGTCAACAATATCACCATTCAGCTTACACAGGCTTATCTCAATATCCTGCTGACCAGGGAGAACATCGTATATGTGAAAGATGTAGTTACTACTTCCGAAGCCCAGGTAAAACAAGCCCAGCAACAATATGATGTTGGTAGCATCGCCCTGGTGAATCTGGTATCGCTGCAGTCACAACTGGCAGCCGACCGCTACAATCTCGTCACTGCCGAAAATCAGGAACGGATCAATAAACTGGTACTGAAACAGCTGCTGCAATTGCCCAGCAGCTACGACTTCAATATCTATTCCCCCGATACGCTGGTATCCAGCCATTATGTGGCACCCCTGAAGGACGCACAAGACACCGCACTGGCCACCAGACCGGAAGTGAAAAGTGCTGAACTGGGCATCAACGTATCCGAGCTGGACCTGGCCAAAGCCCGCACGGGATACAAGCCTACATTAACAGCCGGAGGAGCACTTGGTAGCTCTTATCTCAGGGATCCGAGTAATAATTTCTTTAAACAGCTGGACAACAACTTCTATCAGCAGATAGGGCTTTCCCTCTCTGTTCCGATATTTACCCGGAGAGCCGTTAAAACAGCCGTGGAAAAGTCCAAAATAGAAATAGACCAGTCGAAGCTAACCCTCAAAGATACCCGGACCAACCTCTCCCAAACCGTTGAACAGTCTTATATCGGAGTCATAAATGCGCAAGGACAGTATGATGCATCCGTAGAACAACTGCGTTTCGCATCTGAGAGCTACCGTATTGCCTCCGAACAGCTGAGAGTAGGAGTGGCCAATATCGTGACTTTCCTTCAACAGAAAAATCTTTACATACAGGCATTTCAGGCTTATATACAGGCTAAATACAATGCTGCACTGACAATCAGGATATATGATTTTTACAGGGGCATCCCTGTAAAACTATAA
- a CDS encoding ABC transporter ATP-binding protein: MNNKILELNQIRRDFVMGTETVHALKGVSFEVHAGEFLTIMGSSGSGKTTLLNLLGCLDKPTSGNYLLDGTDVSALSRNELARVRNRKIGFVFQAYNLLPRTSALENVELPLFYNPSLTVRERRDKALSALEAVKLADRLDHTPSQLSGGQQQRVAIARALVNQPVMILADEATGNLDTRTSYEIMSLMQDLNKEGKTIVFVTHEPDIAAFSRRTVTLRDGKVVKDTINENVRSAREALDALPPAEDY; encoded by the coding sequence ATGAACAACAAAATTCTCGAATTAAATCAGATCAGGCGTGATTTTGTGATGGGCACCGAAACAGTACATGCCCTCAAAGGGGTTTCATTTGAAGTACATGCCGGTGAATTCCTCACCATCATGGGTAGCAGTGGCTCAGGTAAAACCACATTGCTCAATCTCCTCGGCTGCCTCGATAAACCCACGTCCGGCAACTACCTGCTCGATGGTACGGATGTGAGCGCCCTCTCCCGTAATGAGCTGGCAAGAGTACGCAACCGGAAAATTGGTTTTGTATTCCAGGCTTATAACCTGCTGCCCCGGACTTCTGCATTGGAAAATGTGGAACTGCCTTTGTTCTACAATCCTTCCCTGACGGTACGGGAAAGAAGAGATAAAGCGCTCAGCGCACTGGAAGCAGTGAAGCTGGCAGACCGGCTGGACCATACGCCCAGCCAGCTCTCCGGCGGTCAGCAACAACGGGTGGCCATCGCCAGGGCGCTGGTAAACCAGCCGGTGATGATCCTGGCAGATGAAGCTACCGGTAACCTCGACACCCGTACCTCCTATGAGATCATGTCGCTTATGCAGGATCTTAACAAAGAGGGGAAAACCATTGTCTTTGTTACCCATGAACCTGACATCGCTGCCTTCAGCAGGAGAACGGTCACGCTGCGCGATGGCAAAGTAGTAAAAGATACGATCAACGAAAACGTACGCTCGGCGAGGGAAGCACTGGACGCCCTTCCTCCGGCAGAAGACTATTAA
- a CDS encoding sterol desaturase family protein → MNVLHEWPSWLLWIFFLAENALIVLIVLVWGNILLRRSRKEIFNYSRQQWRVCLLTTLLNALVTFTGFLLWKHGYIRINAAVSWRILTDALAYFLAMDLLMYGFHYIIHKTFLYRPLHRLHHEATDPVPIDLFVLHPLETISFGALLLIILLPFNSNIYGLLIYHIANVIFGMTGHLGVEPMPENIRQWPLMKYLGTSTFHHDHHRHEDYNFGFYTTIWDRLFGTLKR, encoded by the coding sequence ATGAATGTTTTGCACGAATGGCCTTCCTGGTTGCTGTGGATATTTTTCCTGGCAGAAAACGCACTGATTGTGCTCATAGTACTGGTATGGGGCAATATCCTGCTACGCCGTTCCCGTAAAGAAATATTCAACTACAGCCGGCAACAATGGCGTGTCTGTCTGCTCACCACGCTGCTCAATGCGCTCGTCACCTTTACCGGGTTTCTTTTGTGGAAACATGGTTATATCCGTATCAACGCAGCCGTATCCTGGCGTATCCTCACAGACGCCCTGGCGTATTTCCTGGCCATGGACCTGTTGATGTATGGTTTCCATTATATCATCCACAAAACCTTTCTATATCGTCCGCTGCATCGCCTGCACCACGAAGCAACCGATCCGGTACCCATCGACCTTTTTGTGCTGCATCCGCTCGAAACCATCAGCTTCGGCGCTTTATTACTGATAATACTCTTACCGTTCAACTCCAATATCTACGGTCTTCTTATATACCACATTGCCAATGTGATATTTGGTATGACCGGCCATCTGGGTGTGGAGCCTATGCCCGAAAACATAAGGCAGTGGCCGCTAATGAAATACCTGGGTACATCTACGTTTCATCATGATCACCATCGGCATGAAGACTATAACTTCGGCTTTTATACTACTATCTGGGACCGTTTATTCGGGACACTGAAACGGTAA
- a CDS encoding MFS transporter — MATLTQQAPQNVAQQAAQQTVFSILIALSFTHFLNDTLQSLIPAMYPLVRESLNLNFTQVGLITLTFQMSASILQPLVGMYTDKRPQPFSLAIGMAFTLIGLVSLSFAHSLPMVLVSVALIGIGSSVFHPEASRMARMASGGKHGMAQSLFQLGGNAGSSLGPLLAAMIIVPLGQFHIIWFSLVALLAIGVMIYLGKWYKVNTHRAKPKAMKLPGQQQQLPSTTVVISLSILLILIFSKYFYMASMTSYYTFYLMDRFGISVQSSQVYLFIFLFSVAAGTFIGGPVGDRIGRKYVIWISILGVAPFSLLLPHANLFWTAVLSVFIGVILSSAFSAILVYAQELLPGKEGMIAGLFFGLAFGMGGIGSALLGKLADATSIQYVYQICAYLPLIGLLTGFLPNLEKQQHK; from the coding sequence ATGGCAACACTCACTCAACAAGCGCCCCAAAACGTAGCGCAACAAGCTGCCCAGCAGACCGTCTTTTCCATTCTGATAGCACTCAGCTTCACCCACTTCCTGAATGACACCCTGCAATCTCTGATACCGGCCATGTATCCGCTGGTAAGGGAATCGCTCAATCTCAACTTTACACAGGTAGGGCTGATCACGCTGACCTTCCAGATGTCTGCTTCTATACTGCAACCGTTGGTAGGTATGTATACCGACAAAAGACCACAGCCCTTCTCGCTGGCTATAGGCATGGCCTTTACATTGATAGGACTGGTAAGTCTGTCTTTTGCCCATTCCCTGCCTATGGTGCTGGTATCAGTAGCGCTGATAGGCATCGGTTCTTCTGTATTTCATCCTGAAGCCTCCCGTATGGCGCGTATGGCCTCCGGAGGTAAACATGGCATGGCACAGTCCCTGTTTCAGCTGGGTGGCAATGCCGGCAGTTCCCTGGGACCTTTACTGGCGGCCATGATCATTGTACCGCTGGGGCAGTTCCATATTATCTGGTTTTCCCTGGTGGCGCTGCTGGCTATCGGTGTGATGATCTATCTGGGTAAATGGTATAAGGTCAATACGCACCGGGCCAAACCCAAGGCGATGAAGCTTCCCGGTCAACAGCAACAGCTTCCTTCCACCACGGTAGTGATCTCACTGAGCATACTACTGATACTGATCTTCTCCAAATACTTCTACATGGCCAGCATGACCAGTTATTATACCTTTTACCTGATGGACCGTTTCGGTATATCTGTACAAAGTTCACAGGTATATCTGTTCATCTTCCTGTTTTCCGTAGCCGCGGGCACCTTTATCGGTGGTCCGGTGGGCGACCGTATCGGCCGTAAATACGTGATCTGGATTTCCATACTGGGCGTGGCGCCGTTTTCCTTGTTATTGCCACATGCCAATTTATTCTGGACTGCTGTGCTGAGTGTATTCATTGGCGTTATACTGTCTTCCGCATTTTCTGCCATTCTGGTATATGCGCAGGAACTGTTACCGGGCAAAGAGGGCATGATAGCAGGACTTTTCTTTGGACTGGCCTTTGGTATGGGTGGTATTGGCTCTGCCCTGCTGGGCAAGCTGGCAGACGCTACCAGTATACAGTATGTTTACCAGATCTGTGCTTATCTGCCGTTAATAGGACTCCTTACCGGGTTCCTGCCAAATCTGGAAAAACAGCAGCATAAATAA
- a CDS encoding efflux RND transporter periplasmic adaptor subunit, with protein MKKYKRVIIVAAVLLIALIIWFLFIRKKHQQISFETVQPAYGHIATTVTATGTIQPVDTVAVGAQVSGTLKYLYVDYNSKVKKGQKLGELDKVLFQAPVDQFRANLLVAQTNLDYQINNFHRQDLLYKTGAISKADYDIATNQIGQARANVASVNAQLTSALKNLSFTDIISPIDGVVLNRNVSVGQTVAASFNTPTLFVIARDITKMQVEASVDEADIGNVKDSQRVTFTVDAYLQDVFAGRVQEIRLQPSVSSNVVTYNTIINASNESMKLKPGMTANVTIYTAEKDSALLLPVKALKFRPDSTMLKDYVIVSAVGRGSRHRTDTTGGAANTARAGTSNFVWLLKGDTLLQKHIRTGLNDNTQIEVISGLTPSDVVITAINGNTGPVAASGAKSPFLPRMGGGRKR; from the coding sequence ATGAAAAAGTATAAACGGGTCATTATCGTAGCGGCTGTTTTGCTGATCGCGCTGATCATCTGGTTCCTTTTTATCAGAAAGAAGCACCAGCAGATTAGTTTTGAGACCGTCCAGCCTGCGTATGGCCATATAGCCACCACCGTTACTGCCACCGGTACTATCCAGCCCGTAGATACTGTGGCTGTGGGTGCCCAGGTATCCGGTACGCTTAAATATCTGTATGTGGACTATAACTCCAAGGTTAAAAAAGGGCAGAAGCTGGGAGAACTGGACAAGGTGCTGTTTCAGGCGCCGGTAGACCAGTTCAGGGCCAACCTGCTGGTGGCACAAACCAACCTGGACTATCAGATCAATAATTTCCACCGCCAGGACCTGCTCTATAAAACCGGCGCCATCAGTAAAGCTGATTATGATATCGCTACCAATCAGATCGGGCAGGCCAGGGCTAACGTAGCCAGCGTAAATGCCCAATTGACATCTGCACTCAAAAACCTTTCCTTCACCGATATCATTTCCCCGATAGATGGCGTAGTACTTAATCGCAATGTCAGCGTAGGACAAACCGTCGCTGCCAGTTTCAACACACCTACCCTGTTTGTGATTGCGCGGGATATCACCAAAATGCAGGTAGAAGCCAGCGTAGACGAAGCAGATATCGGTAACGTAAAGGACTCACAGCGTGTAACCTTTACCGTGGATGCTTACCTGCAGGATGTATTCGCCGGCAGGGTCCAGGAAATAAGACTGCAGCCTTCGGTGTCATCCAATGTGGTGACGTATAATACGATCATCAATGCATCCAACGAATCGATGAAGCTGAAGCCGGGCATGACGGCCAATGTAACCATCTATACTGCTGAGAAAGACAGTGCTTTGCTATTACCGGTTAAGGCGCTGAAATTCCGGCCGGATTCAACAATGCTGAAAGATTATGTGATTGTGAGTGCAGTAGGAAGAGGCTCCCGGCACAGAACAGATACCACAGGAGGGGCTGCAAACACTGCGCGTGCCGGAACATCCAACTTTGTATGGCTGCTGAAAGGCGATACGCTGCTGCAGAAACATATTCGCACCGGATTGAATGATAATACACAGATAGAAGTTATTTCAGGGCTTACACCCAGCGATGTAGTGATAACGGCCATCAACGGCAACACCGGGCCGGTAGCTGCATCCGGAGCTAAAAGTCCGTTTTTGCCCAGAATGGGGGGAGGGCGCAAACGATGA